Below is a genomic region from Bradyrhizobium sp. 1(2017).
ACCATATGGTTTAGTATAGGCGCAAGCGAAGAGACGTCAAGACGGGACTCGCGGGCGCGGATCTGCACGACGGCGTGATCAGGAAGCGGTCAGCATAGCGCGAAAGGCGCGACTAGTTTGGCGGAACGCGCCGACCGCGCAGTGCCGGCGGCGGCGGTCGCGTGACCACGGCGGGATTCTGTCCGCAGAAGCCCTTGCGGCCGGACGCGCTCGCCTGGCACTGCCCAAGGGTTTGATAGGAACAATCGCCGGGATAGCCGTATTCCGAATCCTG
It encodes:
- a CDS encoding DUF3551 domain-containing protein, whose amino-acid sequence is MRKVQFVLGTMVLMWLAGGATARADNAWCIQDSEYGYPGDCSYQTLGQCQASASGRKGFCGQNPAVVTRPPPPALRGRRVPPN